Proteins encoded together in one Prevotella scopos JCM 17725 window:
- a CDS encoding glycosyltransferase family 87 protein codes for MKDRIKQLLHHPLLSNRWFLMGLWFIIALAGMLKYNRSFNNFLIFRGVYWHTVNQTSLYAAYPAEYSDVNHYGPVFSLVIAPFALLPLWAGMLLWLLFLTAWLYVVIVRSGLREQQKIFILWFCGITLPTALFMQQFNIAVAAMILSSFFLIEKEKDGWAAFFIVLGTLVKLYGIVGLAFFLFSRHKLRFLMWLVVWSVVLFCVPMAISSPSYVIEQYHEWFTCLVEKNAENLGSIQQNISLLGLVRRTTGCMNYSDLWLILPGMTLLALPYLRFSQYKNLAFRETILASVLLFVILFSTGSEASGYVIALLGVCIWYTAAPWKRGKWAIALMVFVFLLSGMGSSDLFPKFIRQEFIKPYALRALPISILWLWLCYELCTKDYTPIEKVEAHEEEDNRL; via the coding sequence ATGAAAGATAGAATAAAGCAACTCTTACACCACCCTTTACTCTCTAACCGATGGTTCTTGATGGGCTTATGGTTTATCATTGCCCTCGCAGGAATGCTGAAGTACAATCGAAGTTTCAATAACTTCCTAATTTTTCGTGGTGTTTACTGGCACACAGTGAACCAAACTTCACTCTATGCGGCCTATCCTGCAGAGTATTCTGATGTGAACCATTATGGCCCTGTGTTCTCACTTGTCATCGCACCCTTTGCACTTTTGCCGCTTTGGGCAGGTATGTTGCTGTGGTTATTGTTCTTAACAGCGTGGCTATATGTTGTTATTGTCCGTTCAGGACTACGTGAACAACAAAAGATATTCATACTTTGGTTCTGTGGAATAACACTTCCAACGGCCCTCTTTATGCAGCAGTTCAATATTGCTGTGGCTGCAATGATTCTCTCTTCTTTCTTTCTTATTGAGAAAGAGAAGGACGGCTGGGCTGCTTTTTTCATCGTCTTAGGAACGTTGGTGAAGCTATATGGCATCGTAGGATTGGCTTTCTTCCTCTTCTCTCGGCATAAGCTGCGTTTCTTGATGTGGCTTGTCGTATGGTCAGTTGTACTCTTCTGTGTGCCAATGGCTATCAGTTCGCCTTCGTATGTCATAGAACAATACCACGAATGGTTTACTTGTTTGGTGGAAAAGAATGCAGAAAACCTTGGCTCAATACAACAGAATATCTCTCTGTTAGGGCTTGTTCGTCGCACAACAGGCTGTATGAACTATTCAGACCTATGGCTGATTCTGCCTGGAATGACACTCCTTGCTCTTCCTTACCTGCGTTTTTCACAGTATAAGAACCTTGCCTTCCGTGAGACAATACTTGCGTCTGTACTCTTGTTTGTTATTCTTTTCAGTACCGGTAGCGAAGCCAGTGGATACGTGATAGCCTTGTTAGGCGTTTGTATATGGTACACGGCTGCTCCATGGAAGCGTGGAAAGTGGGCGATAGCATTGATGGTCTTTGTCTTCCTCCTCTCTGGTATGGGTAGTAGTGACCTCTTCCCGAAGTTCATCCGACAGGAATTTATCAAGCCATACGCCCTTCGTGCGTTGCCAATCAGCATTCTCTGGTTATGGCTTTGTTATGAGTTATGTACGAAGGATTACACCCCAATAGAAAAGGTTGAAGCCCATGAGGAAGAAGATAATAGGTTATGA